In Curtobacterium sp. MCPF17_002, one genomic interval encodes:
- the phoA gene encoding alkaline phosphatase, with protein MQHTPKRRRAALALGAALIAGAIALPGAAAAVGQLALHQHGGAQRAAGDQTQAVRKAIKNANAKNVILLIGDGMGDSEITIARNYQYGAEGRLPGLDALPLTGSYTTYSLYKDGTNKGKPDFVTDSAASGSAWATGTKTYDGAISVDIDGKPQQTLLELAKANGLRTGDVSTAEIQDATPAVQVAHVGSRSCYGPDTAACGTDALQNGGLGSISEQLLDARPDVTLGGGSASFQQTAKAGQWQGDTLFDQASQRGYQVVSDAAGLEDVRKADQRQPLLGLFTPGNFPTRYAPTTATVGGADQAPVTCTPNPARLDTGLSLASLTNKSINLLDRGKNGKNGENSKNGGNSKNGKNGKGFFLQVEGASIDKQDHAADACGQIGETIDFDEAVQSALAFAKQDGNTLVIATADHAHSSQIVDNTPPASLSTALLTADGTTMKVSYGTAAAGASQQHTGTQVRIAGYGPGAANVVGLTDQTDTFSTMSEALRLGGDLAALSRGARVDLSVGAPRPGQRVTLTGSEFAGDRQVRVTVGSTDLGTVDVIDGTASVRWKAVAGKATVTFTGVQSGKQAAKQVRVR; from the coding sequence ATGCAGCACACTCCCAAGCGCCGCCGTGCAGCGCTCGCACTCGGCGCCGCGCTCATCGCCGGCGCCATCGCACTGCCGGGAGCCGCCGCGGCCGTCGGGCAGCTCGCGCTGCACCAGCACGGCGGCGCGCAGCGTGCGGCCGGCGACCAGACGCAGGCCGTCCGCAAGGCGATCAAGAACGCCAACGCGAAGAACGTCATCCTGCTCATCGGCGACGGGATGGGCGACTCCGAGATCACCATCGCGCGGAACTACCAGTACGGGGCCGAGGGACGGCTGCCGGGCCTCGACGCCCTGCCGCTGACCGGCTCGTACACGACGTACTCGCTCTACAAGGACGGCACGAACAAGGGCAAGCCGGACTTCGTCACCGACTCCGCGGCATCGGGCAGCGCCTGGGCGACCGGCACGAAGACGTACGACGGCGCGATCTCGGTCGACATCGACGGCAAGCCCCAGCAGACGCTCCTCGAGCTGGCGAAGGCGAACGGCCTCCGCACCGGCGACGTCTCGACGGCCGAGATCCAGGACGCCACCCCGGCTGTGCAGGTCGCGCACGTCGGCTCCCGCTCCTGCTACGGCCCGGACACCGCCGCGTGCGGCACCGACGCGCTGCAGAACGGCGGTCTCGGCTCGATCAGCGAGCAGCTGCTCGACGCCCGACCGGACGTCACCCTCGGCGGCGGCTCGGCGAGCTTCCAGCAGACCGCCAAGGCCGGCCAGTGGCAGGGCGACACGCTCTTCGACCAGGCCTCGCAGCGCGGGTACCAGGTCGTGTCCGACGCGGCCGGCCTCGAGGACGTCCGCAAGGCCGACCAGCGGCAGCCGCTCCTCGGGCTCTTCACGCCGGGGAACTTCCCGACCCGGTACGCGCCCACCACCGCGACCGTGGGCGGAGCCGACCAGGCACCCGTGACCTGCACGCCGAACCCGGCGCGGCTCGACACCGGGCTCTCGCTGGCCTCGCTGACGAACAAGTCGATCAACCTGCTCGACCGCGGCAAGAACGGCAAGAACGGCGAGAACAGCAAGAACGGCGGGAACAGCAAGAACGGGAAGAACGGCAAGGGCTTCTTCCTCCAGGTCGAGGGCGCGAGCATCGACAAGCAGGACCACGCCGCCGACGCCTGCGGGCAGATCGGTGAGACGATCGACTTCGACGAGGCCGTGCAGTCCGCACTCGCGTTCGCGAAGCAGGACGGCAACACGCTCGTCATCGCGACCGCCGACCACGCCCACTCGAGCCAGATCGTCGACAACACGCCGCCGGCCTCGCTCTCCACGGCACTCCTCACGGCCGACGGCACCACGATGAAGGTCTCGTACGGCACCGCCGCCGCCGGCGCCTCGCAGCAGCACACCGGCACCCAGGTGCGGATCGCCGGGTACGGTCCCGGCGCCGCGAACGTCGTCGGCCTGACCGACCAGACGGACACCTTCTCCACGATGTCCGAGGCACTGCGCCTCGGCGGCGACCTCGCCGCGCTGAGCCGCGGCGCCCGCGTCGACCTGTCGGTCGGGGCCCCGCGTCCGGGGCAGCGGGTGACCCTGACCGGGTCGGAGTTCGCCGGTGACCGTCAGGTCCGGGTCACGGTGGGTTCGACCGACCTCGGCACGGTGGACGTCATCGACGGCACGGCATCGGTGCGGTGGAAGGCCGTCGCCGGCAAGGCCACGGTGACCTTCACGGGTGTGCAGTCCGGCAAGCAGGCGGCGAAGCAGGTCCGGGTCCGCTAG
- a CDS encoding response regulator transcription factor, giving the protein MTRVMVVDDQQMFRMGLRAILQAQDDVEVVGEAVNGADAVAMAIRLQPDVILMDVRMPELDGIEATRRITAAPAERPVRVVMLTTFDIDDYVFDALRAGASGFLLKDASAAELVQAVRTVAEGDSLLAPRVTRHLVEAFVAGPPPAAPRTEVIDVLTDRERDVFLLMARGRSNGEIAAELFIAEQTVKTHVGRVLAKLQLRDRVHAVVLAYETGLVTPS; this is encoded by the coding sequence ATGACGCGTGTGATGGTGGTCGACGACCAGCAGATGTTCCGCATGGGACTGCGGGCGATCCTCCAGGCCCAGGACGACGTCGAGGTCGTGGGTGAGGCCGTGAACGGAGCCGACGCGGTCGCCATGGCGATCCGTCTGCAGCCGGACGTGATCCTGATGGACGTGCGGATGCCGGAGCTCGACGGGATCGAGGCGACCCGACGGATCACCGCAGCACCCGCGGAACGGCCCGTGCGCGTCGTGATGCTGACGACCTTCGACATCGACGACTACGTGTTCGACGCGCTGCGGGCCGGGGCGAGCGGGTTCCTGCTCAAGGACGCCAGCGCGGCGGAACTCGTGCAGGCCGTCCGGACCGTCGCGGAGGGCGACTCGCTGCTCGCGCCGCGGGTGACCCGGCACCTCGTCGAGGCGTTCGTGGCCGGACCGCCGCCCGCCGCCCCGCGCACCGAGGTCATCGACGTGCTCACCGACCGGGAGCGCGACGTGTTCCTGCTCATGGCGCGGGGGCGGTCGAACGGCGAGATCGCCGCGGAGCTCTTCATCGCGGAGCAGACCGTGAAGACGCACGTCGGGCGGGTCCTCGCGAAGTTGCAGCTGCGGGACCGCGTGCACGCCGTGGTGCTGGCGTACGAGACCGGCCTGGTCACCCCCTCCTGA
- a CDS encoding histidine kinase, with protein MLLAVRIGLVAVAVSLFAVAAPVTAVFYGVPVPLAMLVSAVLALSVGLAPLVPRTAAVAHLAGLAALGLLTAPSTVGTWPVPVTEIIGLSVLLVVLGVRTTWRLTATVWAAAAVIVLALVAVTPDRWAPAEVWATSFVVTAGNTLVLAAAAIVIGQRRSIREELTAARRDAELEQARRRTVEERSRIARELHDVVAHSMSVVHMQAESAPYRVTDLPPAARAEFAAIAETSRTALREMRQLLGTLRGDAGAERAPQPHLADLPALVQATRAAGIPVELRLGVDVGTDDHSTDDGVDRLTQLTVYRVVQEALGNVARHAPGASTVVTVGRHGSALRVEVTNHAPSAGTVPAAPPDDGGFGLAGMRERVTALGGTIDHGPDPDGGFHVDVHLPTHPAGPTRPTTATRGPAADGGTR; from the coding sequence GTGCTCCTCGCCGTCCGGATCGGGCTCGTCGCCGTCGCGGTGTCGCTCTTCGCCGTCGCGGCCCCCGTCACCGCCGTGTTCTACGGGGTCCCGGTGCCGCTCGCCATGCTCGTGTCCGCGGTGCTCGCCCTGAGCGTCGGGCTCGCCCCGCTCGTCCCGCGGACCGCCGCCGTCGCCCACCTCGCCGGGCTCGCCGCCCTCGGGCTGCTCACGGCGCCGAGCACGGTCGGTACCTGGCCCGTCCCCGTCACGGAGATCATCGGCCTGAGCGTGCTGCTCGTCGTCCTCGGCGTCCGCACCACCTGGCGACTCACCGCGACGGTCTGGGCGGCGGCCGCCGTCATCGTCCTCGCCCTGGTCGCCGTGACGCCGGATCGATGGGCGCCGGCGGAGGTCTGGGCGACGAGCTTCGTGGTCACCGCCGGCAACACCCTCGTCCTCGCCGCCGCCGCGATCGTCATCGGGCAGCGCCGCTCCATCCGCGAGGAACTCACCGCCGCCCGCCGCGACGCCGAACTCGAGCAGGCCCGTCGCCGCACCGTGGAGGAACGCTCCCGGATCGCCCGCGAGCTCCACGACGTCGTCGCCCACAGCATGTCCGTCGTGCACATGCAGGCCGAGTCCGCGCCGTACCGGGTCACCGACCTGCCGCCGGCGGCCCGTGCCGAGTTCGCCGCGATCGCCGAGACGTCGCGCACCGCGCTCCGCGAGATGCGCCAGCTGCTCGGGACCCTCCGCGGCGACGCCGGCGCGGAGCGGGCACCGCAGCCGCACCTCGCCGACCTCCCCGCCCTGGTGCAGGCCACGCGCGCCGCCGGGATCCCGGTCGAACTCCGCCTCGGGGTCGACGTGGGCACCGACGACCACAGCACGGACGACGGCGTCGACCGGCTCACGCAGCTCACCGTCTACCGGGTCGTCCAGGAAGCGCTCGGCAACGTCGCCCGGCACGCGCCCGGCGCGTCCACCGTCGTGACGGTCGGGAGGCACGGCTCGGCGCTCCGGGTCGAGGTCACCAACCACGCACCCTCCGCCGGCACCGTGCCTGCCGCTCCCCCGGACGACGGTGGGTTCGGCCTCGCGGGGATGCGCGAGCGGGTGACCGCCCTCGGCGGCACGATCGACCACGGACCGGACCCGGACGGCGGCTTCCACGTCGACGTCCACCTGCCCACCCACCCGGCCGGACCCACCCGGCCGACCACGGCCACCCGCGGACCGGCGGCCGACGGAGGAACTCGATGA
- a CDS encoding DedA family protein produces MFDQITPLVVELAASPLVFLVLFALCFVDGFFPPVPSESALVAIAAIAATSGQPVLAGVLVAAALGAIAGDSVAYWIGRRFGLTRLAHSKRPRIAAAFAFAERQMRRRSASLILIGRYIPVGRVAVNMTAGATRLPYRRFLAISTIAGLAWSATSIGIALAASSVLHEPIVAALVSMVVAAGLGIAVDRVLGSITRRRDARAAAAAAEAVAAPAPADTLPEPALAAAGPAPRTTRTGEIARP; encoded by the coding sequence GTGTTCGACCAGATCACCCCGCTCGTCGTCGAGCTGGCCGCGAGCCCGCTCGTCTTCCTCGTCCTCTTCGCCCTGTGCTTCGTCGACGGGTTCTTCCCGCCGGTCCCGAGCGAGTCCGCCCTGGTGGCCATCGCCGCGATCGCCGCGACGTCCGGTCAGCCGGTGCTCGCCGGTGTCCTCGTCGCCGCCGCCCTCGGCGCGATCGCGGGCGACTCGGTCGCGTACTGGATCGGACGCCGGTTCGGTCTCACCCGGCTGGCGCACTCGAAGCGGCCCCGGATCGCCGCGGCGTTCGCGTTCGCCGAACGGCAGATGCGCCGCCGGTCCGCGAGCCTCATCCTCATCGGCCGGTACATCCCGGTCGGCCGCGTCGCGGTGAACATGACGGCCGGTGCGACCCGCCTGCCCTACCGGCGGTTCCTCGCGATCAGCACGATCGCCGGGCTGGCCTGGTCGGCGACGTCGATCGGCATCGCCCTCGCCGCGTCGAGCGTGTTGCACGAGCCGATCGTCGCCGCGCTCGTGTCGATGGTGGTCGCGGCCGGGCTCGGGATCGCGGTCGACCGGGTCCTGGGTAGCATCACCAGGAGGCGGGACGCGCGCGCGGCCGCCGCAGCAGCCGAAGCGGTTGCCGCGCCTGCCCCGGCCGACACGCTGCCGGAACCGGCCCTCGCCGCCGCCGGCCCCGCACCCCGCACCACCCGCACCGGAGAGATCGCCCGACCGTGA
- a CDS encoding glycosyltransferase family A protein, which yields MQVDVLIPTVGRPAELATTLAGLAAQTDVDFRLVLSDQSASGDAATAPAVAAMVRVLEAQGRPVTLVTHPERRGLAEHRQFLLEHATAPAVLFLDDDVWLEPGTVTRMADALRSLHCGFVGSPVQGLSYLGDRRPHETSVFERWDGPVVPEVVRRGTPAFDRWSLHNAANPTHLAADLDVEPGGWVPYRVAWVGACVLYDREALLAVGGFGFWDALPPEHAGEDVVAQWRVMERFGGVGILPSGAVHLEAPTTVTDRRVDAPDVLFGQGEVIPR from the coding sequence GTGCAGGTCGACGTCCTCATCCCGACGGTCGGCCGTCCGGCGGAGCTCGCGACCACCCTCGCGGGTCTCGCCGCCCAGACCGACGTCGACTTCCGGCTCGTGCTCAGCGACCAGTCCGCGAGCGGGGACGCCGCCACCGCGCCGGCGGTCGCCGCGATGGTCCGCGTCCTGGAGGCGCAGGGCCGGCCCGTCACGCTCGTCACGCACCCGGAACGGCGTGGCCTGGCCGAGCACCGGCAGTTCCTGCTCGAGCACGCCACGGCACCAGCGGTCCTCTTCCTCGACGACGACGTCTGGCTCGAACCGGGCACGGTCACCCGCATGGCCGACGCGCTCCGCTCCCTGCACTGCGGGTTCGTGGGCAGTCCCGTGCAGGGGCTGTCGTACCTGGGCGACCGACGGCCGCACGAGACGTCGGTGTTCGAGCGGTGGGACGGACCCGTCGTCCCCGAGGTGGTCCGCCGCGGCACCCCGGCCTTCGACCGGTGGTCGCTCCACAACGCCGCGAACCCGACGCACCTCGCCGCGGACCTCGACGTCGAGCCCGGCGGGTGGGTGCCGTACCGCGTCGCCTGGGTCGGTGCGTGCGTGCTCTACGACCGCGAGGCGCTCCTCGCCGTCGGTGGCTTCGGGTTCTGGGACGCGCTGCCGCCCGAGCACGCCGGCGAGGACGTGGTGGCGCAGTGGCGGGTGATGGAGCGCTTCGGCGGCGTCGGGATCCTGCCGTCGGGCGCTGTCCACCTGGAGGCTCCGACGACCGTGACCGACCGCCGGGTGGACGCCCCGGACGTGCTGTTCGGTCAGGGAGAAGTCATACCGCGGTAG
- the rfaE2 gene encoding D-glycero-beta-D-manno-heptose 1-phosphate adenylyltransferase, whose translation MTADVRLVRDLVATVDDREPLVVVIGDCILDRWTVGEAERVSREAPAPVVRVTETVAVPGGAANTAVNARALGARVRMVGLIGDDEAGRVLRERLDAAGVDTTHLVEIAGARTTTKSRVVGGDRVVVRVDELAATPTAEHGVRLAEAVARAIRCADAAVVCDYGLGVQASDVVPMLDRDRPGAVVVDAHDLTRWAALAPDLVTPNAGEAAALLGRELGVGAERAAAVVEARRDVLDRTRARAAVVTLDRDGTVLLVRDAERDAEQDADQRADQDAERDARPGAEQDADQGFRTRATPASEQQASGAGDTFCAAATVALAVRAPLRDAVSVAQAAADVVVREAGTSVCTAAALLDSVTAPAAAVVDHDELADAVHRARQAGRRVVFTNGCFDVVHRGHTTYLRQARDLGDLLVVALNDDDSVRRLKGPERPINPAEDRAGVLAALACVDLVTVFATDTPIPLIERLRPEVYVKGGDYSPEMLRETEVVRGYGGEVVMVDYVPEHSTTAVVRRIREAAQRPEPDPAP comes from the coding sequence GTGACCGCCGACGTCCGGCTCGTCCGGGACCTCGTCGCCACCGTCGACGACCGCGAGCCGCTCGTCGTCGTGATCGGCGACTGCATCCTCGACCGCTGGACCGTCGGCGAGGCGGAGCGGGTCTCCCGCGAGGCCCCCGCCCCGGTCGTCCGCGTCACCGAGACCGTCGCCGTCCCCGGTGGCGCCGCGAACACCGCGGTGAACGCCCGTGCGCTCGGCGCCCGGGTCCGCATGGTCGGACTCATCGGGGACGACGAGGCCGGCCGTGTCCTCCGCGAGCGTCTCGACGCCGCCGGCGTGGACACGACCCACCTCGTCGAGATCGCCGGAGCGCGCACGACCACGAAGTCCCGCGTCGTCGGCGGTGACCGGGTCGTCGTCCGCGTCGACGAACTCGCCGCGACCCCCACCGCCGAGCACGGCGTCCGTCTCGCCGAGGCCGTCGCCCGCGCGATCCGATGCGCCGACGCCGCGGTGGTCTGCGACTACGGCCTCGGCGTGCAGGCCTCGGACGTCGTCCCGATGCTCGACCGTGACCGGCCCGGTGCCGTCGTGGTCGACGCGCACGACCTCACCCGGTGGGCCGCGCTCGCTCCGGACCTCGTCACGCCGAACGCCGGCGAGGCCGCCGCGCTCCTCGGCCGCGAACTCGGTGTGGGCGCCGAACGGGCCGCCGCCGTCGTCGAGGCCCGCCGCGACGTGCTCGACCGGACCCGCGCCCGCGCGGCCGTCGTGACGCTCGACCGCGACGGCACCGTCCTGCTGGTGCGGGACGCCGAGCGGGACGCCGAGCAGGACGCCGACCAGCGCGCCGATCAGGACGCCGAGCGAGACGCCCGACCGGGCGCCGAGCAGGACGCCGACCAGGGCTTCCGCACCCGGGCCACCCCGGCGTCCGAGCAGCAGGCCTCCGGCGCAGGCGACACCTTCTGCGCCGCCGCGACGGTCGCGCTCGCCGTGCGCGCTCCGCTCCGGGACGCCGTCTCCGTCGCGCAGGCCGCCGCCGACGTCGTCGTCCGCGAGGCCGGCACCTCCGTCTGCACCGCGGCCGCGCTCCTCGACTCGGTGACCGCACCGGCCGCAGCCGTCGTCGACCACGACGAGCTCGCCGACGCGGTGCACCGGGCTCGGCAGGCCGGGCGCCGGGTCGTGTTCACGAACGGCTGCTTCGACGTCGTCCACCGCGGGCACACCACCTACCTGCGGCAGGCGCGGGACCTCGGTGACCTGCTCGTGGTCGCGCTCAACGACGACGACTCGGTGCGCCGGCTGAAGGGTCCGGAGCGGCCGATCAACCCCGCCGAGGACCGTGCCGGCGTGCTGGCCGCACTCGCCTGCGTCGACCTGGTCACGGTCTTCGCGACGGACACCCCGATCCCCCTCATCGAGCGGCTCCGCCCCGAGGTCTACGTCAAGGGCGGCGACTACTCGCCGGAGATGCTCCGCGAGACCGAGGTGGTGCGCGGCTACGGCGGCGAGGTCGTGATGGTCGACTACGTGCCGGAGCACTCCACGACGGCCGTCGTCCGGCGTATCCGCGAAGCCGCGCAGCGCCCCGAGCCCGACCCGGCCCCTTGA
- a CDS encoding aldehyde dehydrogenase family protein — MTIAPPSTDAARSDADTLVVTDPVNGSTASTVPRATEDDVRNAVARARAAAGAWGRTAPAERGALLHRAAEHVRAHAEELAALNTRETGKVPGDALGGVEAGVGTLVQYAELGPLHRGEALRGQFGAADWSVPHPRGVVLALTPWNDPVAVACGILGAAIVSGNTVVHKGSERCPATIARLNALLAEVLPDGVLVGVDGDATTGELLLEQDGIDVYAHVGSTATGDRLTEVAARTRAHVIRENGGNDPVIVDADVDPAWAASQVALGAFANTGQICTSVERVYVHRAVAEPFVAALVAEAERRTASPAAEFGPLVDDRLRRTVQAHVDDALQRGASARTGGVTPGGLGAFYPATVLTGCTDDMLVMTEETFGPIAPVRIVEDFDEALRLAADDRYGLAATVLTNDTGHALRAAAELPVGTVKVNAVFGGAPGGSAEPRGASGAGFGYGPHLLDEMTTTTVVHLEPAPTAGAAGTTDTTDTTHTTGTTANAGSADTTGGTP; from the coding sequence ATGACGATCGCACCCCCCTCCACCGACGCCGCACGCTCGGACGCCGACACCCTGGTCGTGACCGATCCGGTGAACGGATCGACCGCGTCGACGGTGCCGCGCGCGACCGAGGACGACGTCCGGAACGCGGTCGCCCGCGCGCGCGCCGCGGCGGGTGCCTGGGGGCGCACTGCCCCGGCGGAGCGCGGTGCCCTGCTGCACCGCGCCGCGGAGCACGTCCGCGCGCACGCCGAGGAACTGGCCGCCCTGAACACCCGCGAGACCGGCAAGGTCCCGGGCGACGCTCTCGGTGGCGTCGAGGCCGGGGTCGGCACGCTCGTGCAGTACGCCGAGCTCGGGCCGCTGCACCGCGGCGAGGCGCTCCGCGGCCAGTTCGGGGCCGCCGACTGGTCGGTCCCGCACCCCCGCGGTGTCGTCCTCGCGCTGACGCCGTGGAACGACCCCGTCGCCGTCGCCTGCGGGATCCTCGGCGCCGCGATCGTCAGCGGCAACACCGTGGTGCACAAGGGCAGCGAGCGGTGCCCGGCCACGATCGCCCGACTGAACGCGCTCCTCGCCGAGGTCCTGCCGGACGGTGTCCTCGTCGGCGTCGACGGCGACGCGACGACCGGTGAGCTGCTGCTCGAGCAGGACGGCATCGACGTCTACGCCCACGTCGGCTCCACGGCGACGGGCGACCGGCTGACCGAGGTCGCCGCACGCACCCGCGCGCACGTCATCCGCGAGAACGGCGGGAACGACCCCGTCATCGTGGACGCGGACGTCGACCCGGCGTGGGCCGCGTCGCAGGTGGCCCTCGGGGCCTTCGCGAACACCGGCCAGATCTGCACGAGCGTCGAGCGCGTGTACGTGCACCGCGCAGTCGCCGAGCCCTTCGTCGCCGCGCTCGTGGCCGAGGCCGAGCGCCGCACGGCCTCCCCGGCCGCCGAGTTCGGACCGCTGGTCGACGACCGACTCCGGCGCACCGTGCAGGCGCACGTCGACGACGCCCTGCAGCGTGGGGCGTCGGCGCGGACCGGCGGTGTGACCCCCGGGGGCCTCGGCGCGTTCTACCCCGCCACCGTCCTCACCGGGTGCACCGACGACATGCTCGTGATGACCGAGGAGACCTTCGGACCGATCGCTCCGGTGCGGATCGTCGAGGACTTCGACGAGGCACTCCGACTCGCCGCCGACGACCGGTACGGCCTCGCCGCGACGGTGCTGACGAACGACACGGGACACGCGCTCCGCGCCGCGGCCGAGCTGCCGGTCGGGACCGTGAAGGTGAACGCCGTCTTCGGCGGAGCACCCGGCGGGAGCGCCGAGCCCCGCGGTGCGTCCGGAGCCGGGTTCGGGTACGGGCCACACCTGCTGGACGAGATGACGACGACGACCGTGGTGCACCTCGAACCGGCACCCACGGCCGGTGCCGCCGGCACGACCGACACGACCGACACGACCCACACGACCGGCACCACCGCGAACGCCGGCAGCGCAGACACCACCGGGGGCACCCCGTGA
- a CDS encoding glycosyltransferase family 9 protein: MQLIGNGGERFDDVREIAVLRGGGLGDLLFAVPAIEAMAAAYPEARITLLGIPLAPAILQGRTEAVHAFEELPVTPGVRDAGDDAPSLDDFVDRLHGRFDLAVQLHGGGRNSNPFLLRLGARHTVGTATEDAEVLERWVRYVYYQHEVVRALEVVSLAGAAPVTLDPRVHVDDGERAAMRERLGVGGRPVSARLVAMHPGATDPRRRWSPERFAAVARARLEAGDDVLLVGDATDVPAAAAIVASVPEQLRDRLHDRTDALTLAELPAALAAADVMVGDDSGPRHLAVAVGTPTVGVFWFGNVVNAGPFDRGRHRVHLSFVTHCPVCGIDVTQVGWSAERCAHDPSYVDQVTAEAVIDDVADLLRTT, translated from the coding sequence GTGCAACTGATCGGCAACGGTGGAGAACGCTTCGACGACGTCCGGGAGATCGCGGTGCTCCGCGGTGGTGGGCTGGGGGACCTGCTCTTCGCGGTCCCGGCGATCGAGGCCATGGCCGCCGCGTACCCCGAGGCGCGGATCACCCTCCTCGGCATCCCCCTCGCGCCAGCGATCCTGCAGGGCCGGACCGAGGCCGTCCACGCGTTCGAGGAGCTCCCGGTCACGCCGGGCGTGCGGGACGCGGGCGACGACGCGCCGTCCCTCGACGACTTCGTGGACCGCCTGCACGGACGCTTCGACCTCGCCGTGCAGCTGCACGGCGGCGGCCGGAACTCGAACCCGTTCCTGCTCCGCCTCGGCGCGCGGCACACCGTCGGCACCGCGACCGAGGACGCCGAGGTGCTGGAGCGCTGGGTCCGCTACGTCTACTACCAGCACGAGGTCGTCCGCGCGCTCGAGGTCGTCTCGCTCGCCGGCGCCGCCCCGGTCACCCTCGACCCGCGCGTGCACGTCGACGACGGTGAACGGGCCGCGATGCGAGAGCGGCTCGGTGTCGGCGGACGGCCCGTGAGCGCCCGGCTCGTCGCGATGCACCCCGGGGCGACGGACCCGCGTCGACGCTGGAGCCCGGAGCGGTTCGCCGCCGTGGCCCGTGCACGCCTCGAGGCCGGCGACGACGTGCTGCTCGTCGGCGACGCGACGGACGTCCCCGCTGCCGCCGCGATCGTCGCCTCGGTGCCGGAGCAGCTCCGGGACCGCCTGCACGACCGCACCGACGCGCTCACGCTCGCTGAACTCCCCGCGGCCCTCGCCGCCGCGGACGTCATGGTCGGCGACGACTCCGGTCCGCGGCACCTCGCCGTCGCGGTCGGGACGCCGACGGTGGGCGTCTTCTGGTTCGGGAACGTCGTCAACGCCGGCCCGTTCGACCGTGGCCGGCACCGCGTGCACCTGTCGTTCGTGACGCACTGCCCGGTCTGCGGGATCGACGTCACGCAGGTCGGCTGGTCCGCCGAGCGCTGCGCACACGACCCCTCCTACGTCGACCAGGTGACGGCCGAGGCGGTCATCGACGACGTCGCGGACCTGCTCCGCACCACCTGA
- a CDS encoding SDR family oxidoreductase, whose translation MPVPTTPIGRVLVTGGASGLGAAVVAAVTEAGGTPIVLDLRVDAVPDGCDAVAVDVTDTAATEQAVREAAERHGGLDAVVTAAGIDKPAPIGGISSGDWERIVSVNLLGTAAVVRAALPALEATHGRVVTISSSLALRGVGDGTAYSASKFGVRGFSQALAAETGGRVGVTNVIPAGMRTNFFADRTEQYKPGPDAQLIEPEYVANAILFALSQPAGCEIRELSIMPATEPSWP comes from the coding sequence ATGCCCGTCCCCACCACCCCCATCGGCCGCGTCCTCGTCACCGGCGGCGCCTCCGGACTCGGAGCCGCGGTCGTCGCGGCCGTGACCGAGGCCGGCGGCACCCCGATCGTCCTCGACCTCCGGGTCGACGCGGTCCCCGACGGGTGCGACGCCGTCGCGGTCGACGTGACCGACACCGCGGCGACGGAGCAGGCGGTCCGCGAGGCGGCCGAACGGCACGGCGGCCTCGACGCCGTCGTCACCGCGGCGGGGATCGACAAGCCGGCACCGATCGGCGGGATCTCCTCGGGCGACTGGGAACGGATCGTGAGCGTCAACCTGCTCGGCACCGCCGCCGTGGTCCGCGCCGCGCTGCCCGCACTCGAGGCCACCCACGGGCGCGTCGTGACGATCTCCTCGTCGCTGGCACTGCGCGGCGTCGGCGACGGCACCGCGTACTCGGCGTCGAAGTTCGGCGTCCGCGGCTTCTCGCAGGCCCTCGCCGCCGAGACCGGTGGGCGCGTCGGCGTCACGAACGTCATCCCGGCGGGCATGCGGACGAACTTCTTCGCCGACCGCACGGAGCAGTACAAGCCGGGGCCGGACGCACAGCTCATCGAGCCGGAGTACGTCGCGAACGCGATCCTGTTCGCGCTGTCGCAGCCGGCAGGCTGCGAGATCCGCGAACTCTCGATCATGCCGGCGACGGAACCCAGCTGGCCGTAG